The Deltaproteobacteria bacterium genome window below encodes:
- a CDS encoding sigma-70 family RNA polymerase sigma factor produces the protein MDDDFVVLDRWRAGDRAAGDALLRRHFDALYRFFRNKLDQGVDDLIQRTFTACIAAKDNFRKQSSFRTYLFTVARNELYHHYEKRQREAVLFEPGSMSVEAMGTSPSAVVARQQEQRLLLRALRALPLELQVAIELFYWEQLTTQEIAEIMDVPQGTAKSRLRRAREELEGKIRELAENPALVESTMVAFDRWAASIRDLLGTPA, from the coding sequence ATGGATGACGACTTCGTGGTGCTCGACCGGTGGCGCGCGGGCGATCGAGCGGCCGGCGACGCACTGCTGCGACGCCACTTCGACGCGCTGTATCGCTTCTTCCGCAACAAGCTCGATCAGGGCGTCGACGACCTGATCCAGCGCACGTTCACCGCCTGCATCGCCGCGAAGGACAACTTCCGCAAGCAGTCGAGCTTCCGCACCTACCTCTTCACGGTCGCGCGCAACGAGCTGTACCACCACTACGAGAAGCGTCAGCGCGAGGCGGTGTTGTTCGAGCCCGGCTCGATGTCGGTCGAGGCGATGGGCACCTCGCCGTCGGCCGTGGTCGCGCGTCAGCAGGAGCAGCGTCTGCTGCTGCGGGCCCTACGGGCGCTGCCGCTCGAGCTACAGGTTGCGATCGAGCTGTTCTACTGGGAGCAGCTGACCACGCAGGAGATCGCCGAGATCATGGACGTGCCGCAGGGCACGGCCAAGAGTCGGCTGCGACGGGCCCGCGAGGAGCTCGAGGGCAAGATCCGCGAGCTGGCCGAGAACCCGGCGCTGGTCGAGTCGACCATGGTCGCCTTCGATCGCTGGGCGGCGTCGATCCGCGACCTGCTCGGCACCCCGGCCTGA